AGCACCACTTTTCGTACGTACGATAACAGCACGCACTACTTCACCTTTCTTGACAACGCCACCAGGTGTTGCTTGTTTGACAGTACAAACGATGACATCACCAATGTTAGCTACTTTTCGGCCGGATCCACCAAGGACTTTAATACAAAGCACTTCACGTGCTCCTGAGTTATCTGCAACTTTTAATCTGGTTTCTTGTTGAATCATGGACTTCTTTACCTCCCTTCAGGTAAGTAAATAAAACTTTTAAACTTAAACGATGACAGCTTCCTCAACGATCTCTACAAGGCGGAAACGCTTATCTTTGGATAACGGCTTTGTTTCCATGATACGTACGATATCGCCTGCTTTTGCTGAGTTGTTCTCATCATGTGCTTTAAACTTTTTAGAGTATTTAACACGCTTTCCATAGAGTGGCGCCTTTTTATAAGTCTCAACGACGACAGTAATGGTTTTATCCATTTTGTCAGAAGTGACACGGCCGACATAACTCTTACGGTTGTTACGTTCTTCCATCGTGCAAACCCTCCTCTCAGGTCTATTCGTTAGTGATTCCGAGTTCTCGTTCACG
The DNA window shown above is from Salipaludibacillus agaradhaerens and carries:
- the rpsQ gene encoding 30S ribosomal protein S17, translated to MEERNNRKSYVGRVTSDKMDKTITVVVETYKKAPLYGKRVKYSKKFKAHDENNSAKAGDIVRIMETKPLSKDKRFRLVEIVEEAVIV
- the rplN gene encoding 50S ribosomal protein L14, which produces MIQQETRLKVADNSGAREVLCIKVLGGSGRKVANIGDVIVCTVKQATPGGVVKKGEVVRAVIVRTKSGARRSDGTYIKFDENAAVIVRDDKSPRGTRIFGPVARELRENQFMKIVSLAPEVL